From Parambassis ranga chromosome 9, fParRan2.1, whole genome shotgun sequence, the proteins below share one genomic window:
- the git2a gene encoding ARF GTPase-activating protein GIT2a isoform X3, translated as MSKRLRNTEVCADCSLPDPRWASVNRGVLICDECCSVHRSLGRHSSQVRHLTHTPWPPTQLQMVQALYSNGANSIWEHTLLDPASVMSGKRKANPQDKIHPNKSEFIKAKYQMLAFVHRLPCREDDSSTAKDLSKQLHSSVRTGNLETCLRLLSLGAQANFFHPEKGNTPLHVAAKAGQVSQAELLTVYGADPGAPDSNGKTPIDYARESGHHDLADRLVEIQYELTDRLAFYLCGRKPDHKNGQHFIVPQMADSSLDLSELAKAAKKKLQSLSNHLFEELAMDVYDEVDRRETDAVWLATQNHSTLVTESTVVPFLPVNPEYSSTRNQGRQKLARFNAHEFATLVIDILSDAKRRQQGSSVASPKDNVELILKSVAVRHCSDSQDNDQPDYDSVASDEDTDQELPSSKGDRTKEYMEMKHALTASEAKIQHLMKANNNLSDELRLMQKKLHSLQSENTSLRRQVTANIYQIPSGTEYPDPSSPSALKRRQSARASRPMSMYETGSGLKPYLPKGETPYPEEGIPTLQPFPPHTERGVFVTTSSSLPSFPSTLSWSKDDSTLKASKLEKQSSMPESDYDNPFIDSETDDSGFCKRGRLRSSGWLGEGSSIPELDDLVTESDPTLPSTEDVIRKTEQITKNIQELLRAAQDNKHDRPCEREGVRRLRHSLGCFSTLVPWAEKPPSPLQPLSLRAPDPTSCFIPCSERIHVAVTEMAALFPKKPRSETVRGSLRLLTSSACRLQSECRKAVPLEGCPGPDMQLVTQQVIQCAYDIAKAAKQLVTITTKENTN; from the exons ATGTCTAAACGTCTACGAAACACAGAGGTTTGCGCAGATTGCAGTCTTCCAG ACCCTCGCTGGGCCTCTGTGAACAGGGGGGTGTTGATTTGTGACGAATGCTGCAGTGTTCATCGAAGTCTGGGCAGGCACAGCTCACAAGTCCGCCACCTGACGCACACACCATGGCCTCCTACGCAGTTACAG ATGGTTCAGGCACTATACAGCAATGGTGCAAATTCAATATGGgaacacactctgctggacccgGCGTCTGTGATGAGTGGAAAACGCAAGGCCAACCCTCAGGACAAAATTCA CCCAAACAAATCAGAATTCATAAAAGCCAAATATCAGATGCTGGCGTTTGTGCATCGCTTGCCTTGCCGAGAGGATGACAGCTCAACGGCCAAGGATTTGAGTAAG CAACTGCACTCAAGTGTACGCACCGGTAATCTGGAGACATGTTTGAGGCTGCTATCCCTCGGAGCACAAGCAAATTTCTTTCACCCA GAAAAAGGAAACACTCCCTTGCATGTAGCAGCAAAGGCAGGACAAGTATCTCAGGCTGAACTATTAACTGTTTATGGAGCAGATCCTGGAGCACCAGACAGCAATGGCAAAACTCCCATTGACTATGCAAG agAATCTGGTCACCACGACCTGGCAGACCGGCTGGTGGAGATTCAGTATGAACTGACTGATCGACTGGCGTTTTATTTGTGTGGAAGAAAACCAG ATCATAAAAACGGTCAGCACTTCATTGTTCCACAAATGGCTGACAG caGTTTAGATCTGTCAGAACTGGCAAAGGCAGCAAAGAAGAAACTGCAGTCT CTCAGTAATCATTTGTTTGAGGAACTGGCCATGGATGTGTACGATGAAGTGGACAGACGAGAGACGGACGCAG tgTGGTTGGCTACACAGAACCACAGCACGCTGGTTACAGAGTCGACCGTGgttcctttcctccctgtgaATCCAGAGTATTCATCAACACGAAACCAG GGACGTCAGAAGCTTGCAAGATTTAATGCACATGAATTTGCTACTCTGGTGATTGACATATTAAGTGATGCTAAGCGCAGACAGCAGGGCAGTTCAGTAGCCAGTCCCAAAG ACAATGTCGAACTTATCCTGAAGAGTGTGGCTGTCAGACACTGCAGTGACAGCCAGGACAATGATCAGCCTGACTATGATAGTGTTGCGTCTGATGAGGATACAGATCAAGAGCTCCCATCTAGCAAAGGAGATAGGACCAAG GAGTACATGGAGATGAAACACGCGCTTACTGCCTCTGAAGCTAAGATCCAGCACCTCATGAAAGCCAACAACAACTTGAGTGATGAACTGAGGCTGATGCAAAAAAAG CTGCACTCTCTGCAAAGCGAGAACACCTCTCTCAGGCGGCAGGTCACAGCCAATATCTATCAGATCCCCAGCGGTACAGAATACCCCGACCCCTCCAGCCCCTCAGCCCTGAAACGCCGGCAGTCCGCTCGGGCCAGTCGGCCCATGTCTATGTATGAGACTGGCTCAGGCCTGAAGCCCTATCTCCCTAAGGGTGAAACTCCCTACCCAGAAGAAGGTATCCCCACCCTGCAACCCTTCCCACCTCAT ACGGAAAGGGGCGTTTTTGTGACCACCTCTTCATCCCTCCCCTCATTTCCATCCACCTTGTCATGGTCGAAGGACGACAGTACCCTAAAG GCCTCAAAGTTAGAAAAGCAAAGCAGCATGCCTGAAAGTGATTATGACAACCCATTCATTGACTCTGAGACGGATGATTCGGG TTTCTGCAaaagagggaggctgaggagcagTGGCTGGCTGGGAGAGGGCAGCTCCATCCCTGAGCTGGATGATCTGGTGACGGAGTCAGACCCCACTCTTCCCAGCACAGAGGACGTCATCCGCAAAACTGAGCAAATCACCAAGAACATCCAGGAGCTGCTGCGAGCAGCTCAGGACAACAAACACGACAG ACCTTGTGAGCGTGAAGGTGTGCGTCGGCTCAGGCACAGCCTGGGATGTTTCAGCACTCTGGTGCCCTGGGCTGAGAAGCCCCCCTCTCCCCTTCAGCCACTCAGCCTGCGGGCCCCTGACCCCACCTCCTG CTTCATACCCTGCTCAGAAAGAATACATGTGGCTGTAACAGAGATGGCTGCCCTCTTTCCCAAG AAGCCTCGCTCAGAGACTGTGAGAGGCTCTCTGCGCTTGTTGACATCCAGTGCGTGCAGGCTTCAGAGTGAGTGCCGGAAGGCGGTGCCTTTAGAGGGCTGCCCGGGACCGGACATGCAGCTGGTCACCCAGCAGGTCATCCAATGTGCTTATGACATTGCCAAGGCCGCCAAGCAGCTTGTTACCATCACCACCAAGGAGAATACCAACTAA
- the git2a gene encoding ARF GTPase-activating protein GIT2a isoform X4, whose protein sequence is MSKRLRNTEVCADCSLPDPRWASVNRGVLICDECCSVHRSLGRHSSQVRHLTHTPWPPTQLQMVQALYSNGANSIWEHTLLDPASVMSGKRKANPQDKIHPNKSEFIKAKYQMLAFVHRLPCREDDSSTAKDLSKQLHSSVRTGNLETCLRLLSLGAQANFFHPEKGNTPLHVAAKAGQVSQAELLTVYGADPGAPDSNGKTPIDYARESGHHDLADRLVEIQYELTDRLAFYLCGRKPDHKNGQHFIVPQMADSSLDLSELAKAAKKKLQSLSNHLFEELAMDVYDEVDRRETDAVWLATQNHSTLVTESTVVPFLPVNPEYSSTRNQGRQKLARFNAHEFATLVIDILSDAKRRQQGSSVASPKDNVELILKSVAVRHCSDSQDNDQPDYDSVASDEDTDQELPSSKGDRTKSLDSDLSDGPVTMQEYMEMKHALTASEAKIQHLMKANNNLSDELRLMQKKLHSLQSENTSLRRQVTANIYQIPSGTEYPDPSSPSALKRRQSARASRPMSMYETGSGLKPYLPKGETPYPEEGIPTLQPFPPHASKLEKQSSMPESDYDNPFIDSETDDSGFCKRGRLRSSGWLGEGSSIPELDDLVTESDPTLPSTEDVIRKTEQITKNIQELLRAAQDNKHDRPCEREGVRRLRHSLGCFSTLVPWAEKPPSPLQPLSLRAPDPTSCFIPCSERIHVAVTEMAALFPKKPRSETVRGSLRLLTSSACRLQSECRKAVPLEGCPGPDMQLVTQQVIQCAYDIAKAAKQLVTITTKENTN, encoded by the exons ATGTCTAAACGTCTACGAAACACAGAGGTTTGCGCAGATTGCAGTCTTCCAG ACCCTCGCTGGGCCTCTGTGAACAGGGGGGTGTTGATTTGTGACGAATGCTGCAGTGTTCATCGAAGTCTGGGCAGGCACAGCTCACAAGTCCGCCACCTGACGCACACACCATGGCCTCCTACGCAGTTACAG ATGGTTCAGGCACTATACAGCAATGGTGCAAATTCAATATGGgaacacactctgctggacccgGCGTCTGTGATGAGTGGAAAACGCAAGGCCAACCCTCAGGACAAAATTCA CCCAAACAAATCAGAATTCATAAAAGCCAAATATCAGATGCTGGCGTTTGTGCATCGCTTGCCTTGCCGAGAGGATGACAGCTCAACGGCCAAGGATTTGAGTAAG CAACTGCACTCAAGTGTACGCACCGGTAATCTGGAGACATGTTTGAGGCTGCTATCCCTCGGAGCACAAGCAAATTTCTTTCACCCA GAAAAAGGAAACACTCCCTTGCATGTAGCAGCAAAGGCAGGACAAGTATCTCAGGCTGAACTATTAACTGTTTATGGAGCAGATCCTGGAGCACCAGACAGCAATGGCAAAACTCCCATTGACTATGCAAG agAATCTGGTCACCACGACCTGGCAGACCGGCTGGTGGAGATTCAGTATGAACTGACTGATCGACTGGCGTTTTATTTGTGTGGAAGAAAACCAG ATCATAAAAACGGTCAGCACTTCATTGTTCCACAAATGGCTGACAG caGTTTAGATCTGTCAGAACTGGCAAAGGCAGCAAAGAAGAAACTGCAGTCT CTCAGTAATCATTTGTTTGAGGAACTGGCCATGGATGTGTACGATGAAGTGGACAGACGAGAGACGGACGCAG tgTGGTTGGCTACACAGAACCACAGCACGCTGGTTACAGAGTCGACCGTGgttcctttcctccctgtgaATCCAGAGTATTCATCAACACGAAACCAG GGACGTCAGAAGCTTGCAAGATTTAATGCACATGAATTTGCTACTCTGGTGATTGACATATTAAGTGATGCTAAGCGCAGACAGCAGGGCAGTTCAGTAGCCAGTCCCAAAG ACAATGTCGAACTTATCCTGAAGAGTGTGGCTGTCAGACACTGCAGTGACAGCCAGGACAATGATCAGCCTGACTATGATAGTGTTGCGTCTGATGAGGATACAGATCAAGAGCTCCCATCTAGCAAAGGAGATAGGACCAAG AGCCTGGACTCTGATCTCTCTGATGGCCCTGTTACTATGCAGGAGTACATGGAGATGAAACACGCGCTTACTGCCTCTGAAGCTAAGATCCAGCACCTCATGAAAGCCAACAACAACTTGAGTGATGAACTGAGGCTGATGCAAAAAAAG CTGCACTCTCTGCAAAGCGAGAACACCTCTCTCAGGCGGCAGGTCACAGCCAATATCTATCAGATCCCCAGCGGTACAGAATACCCCGACCCCTCCAGCCCCTCAGCCCTGAAACGCCGGCAGTCCGCTCGGGCCAGTCGGCCCATGTCTATGTATGAGACTGGCTCAGGCCTGAAGCCCTATCTCCCTAAGGGTGAAACTCCCTACCCAGAAGAAGGTATCCCCACCCTGCAACCCTTCCCACCTCAT GCCTCAAAGTTAGAAAAGCAAAGCAGCATGCCTGAAAGTGATTATGACAACCCATTCATTGACTCTGAGACGGATGATTCGGG TTTCTGCAaaagagggaggctgaggagcagTGGCTGGCTGGGAGAGGGCAGCTCCATCCCTGAGCTGGATGATCTGGTGACGGAGTCAGACCCCACTCTTCCCAGCACAGAGGACGTCATCCGCAAAACTGAGCAAATCACCAAGAACATCCAGGAGCTGCTGCGAGCAGCTCAGGACAACAAACACGACAG ACCTTGTGAGCGTGAAGGTGTGCGTCGGCTCAGGCACAGCCTGGGATGTTTCAGCACTCTGGTGCCCTGGGCTGAGAAGCCCCCCTCTCCCCTTCAGCCACTCAGCCTGCGGGCCCCTGACCCCACCTCCTG CTTCATACCCTGCTCAGAAAGAATACATGTGGCTGTAACAGAGATGGCTGCCCTCTTTCCCAAG AAGCCTCGCTCAGAGACTGTGAGAGGCTCTCTGCGCTTGTTGACATCCAGTGCGTGCAGGCTTCAGAGTGAGTGCCGGAAGGCGGTGCCTTTAGAGGGCTGCCCGGGACCGGACATGCAGCTGGTCACCCAGCAGGTCATCCAATGTGCTTATGACATTGCCAAGGCCGCCAAGCAGCTTGTTACCATCACCACCAAGGAGAATACCAACTAA